The Toxoplasma gondii ME49 chromosome XII, whole genome shotgun sequence genome includes a region encoding these proteins:
- the CAM1 gene encoding calmodulin CAM1 (encoded by transcript TGME49_246930~Product name based on PMID:16518471.): MPPRGSASAGAKPSALDKVPPRLRVHAAELETIFTRIDADGDGKLSEADVMAFMKDRVGFPLEPDQVKALLVELRGPGAAADPGKGAASPVDFPTFLCFVDNQLMKPLPEVLREVFQYVDTDRDGKLTAGELQGFAARLGLNLSEAGAAHLLNRGQNETCANFEEFCGLVQASLPSANK; encoded by the coding sequence ATGCCGCCTCGGGGCAGCGCTTCTGCTGGCGCGAAACCCTCAGCACTCGATAAGGTTCCGCCGCGGCTGCGTGTGCACGCCGCGGAGCTAGAAACGATTTTCACCAGAATCGATGCGGACGGAGATGGGAAGTTGAGTGAGGCAGACGTGATGGCTTTCATGAAAGACCGCGTTGGGTTTCCTCTGGAACCCGATCAAGTGAAAGCGCTTCTCGTCGAGTTGCGTGGTCCGGGTGCGGCGGCAGATCCGGGGAAAGGTGCCGCCTCGCCGGTCGACTTCCCgacgtttctctgttttgtcGACAACCAGCTCATGAAGCCGCTTCCCGAAGTTCTTCGTGAAGTTTTCCAGTACGTCGACACGGACAGAGACGGAAAATTGACCGCCGGCGAACTGCAGGGATTCGCAGCCCGTCTGGGTCTGAACCTAAGCGAAGCAGGGGCTGCCCATCTTTTGAATCGCGGCCAGAACGAAACTTGCGCAAATTTCGAGGAATTCTGTGGACTCGTGcaggcgtctctgccttccgcGAATAAATAA
- a CDS encoding hypothetical protein (encoded by transcript TGME49_246940), producing the protein MGRMKNPFGFCFGGGKKGRRSDSRKAAQEIPAKQPEEEEEEETQIPLRYPLFDPRAVKTRAEDLGEAPLSRPASIPVEMTTRDHIELPEDEEENGFEGEEEPEEEVSEKEAPDEIEAPSPREEEAPATPPMKEVEEPHQEREEVEEPPEEREEVEAPPQEREEVEVPPRPAPHAEGEKLPTPPGSEQPSREASQEVQLVNRDPVPVSPPPKAPGQLKTPSPERVPIPEPREPTPEPSESTARSPSAASVQLPEREPAHEVPVFAPPPAGDQPQMSAFEKLENAREGSVSDSLPTAPHTPRGRFSDDDMARRLQAKLAELETLQTLAEVTYYRQKRRTRCRMRPRWVCVEKAIDFYADAHEEFTARVREKMNVHQKKDCWICRDFDFSDIPVLQ; encoded by the coding sequence ATGGGACGCATGAAGAATCCGTTCGGTTTCTGCTTCGGCGGGGGAAAGAAGGGGAGGCGCAGCGACAGCCGGAAGGCGGCTCAGGAAATTCCTGCGAAACAGcctgaagaggaggaagaagaagagacacagattCCTCTTCGCTATCCTCTCTTCGACCCCAGAGCAGTCAAAACCCGCGCCGAAGACCTCGGCGAGGCGCCGCTCTCGAGACCGGCCAGCATCCCCGTGGAAATGACAACTCGGGACCACATCGAACTCcccgaagacgaagaagaaaacggttttgaaggtgaagaggaacCTGAGGAAGAAGTTTCGGAAAAAGAAGCTCCAGATGAAATCGAAGCGCCTTCTCCCCGTGAGGAAGAGGCACCCGCCACACCTCCAATGAAAGAAGTTGAGGAACCTCATCAGGAACGtgaggaagtggaggaaCCTCCTGAGGAACGGGAAGAAGTAGAGGCACCTCCTCAGGAACGGGAGGAAGTCGAGGTGCCGCCGCGGCCTGCCCCTcatgcagaaggagagaagcttcCGACACCGCCGGGGAGTGAGCAGCCTTCCCGAGAAGCCAGTCAGGAAGTTCAGTTGGTCAACCGGGACCCGGTGCCTGTTTCTCCACCTCCGAAAGCACCTGGACAACTCAAGACACCTTCCCCGGAGCGCGTGCCAATTCCAGAGCCTAGGGAACCGACACCGGAGCCGTCCGAGTCGACGGCGCGTTCCCCCTCGGCGGCTTCTGTCCAActgccagagagagaacccGCGCACGAAGTGCCAGTCTTCGCGCCGCCTCCCGCCGGCGATCAGCCGCAAATGTCTGCGTTTGAAAAGCTGGAAAATGCGCGAGAAGGCAGTGTCAGCGACAGCCTGCCGACCGCTCCGCATACGCCTAGGGGACGATTTTCAGACGATGACATGGCTCGAAGACTTCAGGCGAAACTCGCAGAACTGGAGACGCTGCAGACGCTCGCTGAGGTCACCTACTACCGCCAAAAGCGACGAACACGCTGCAGAATGCGACCTAGATGGGTGTGTGTGGAGAAAGCCATTGATTTCTACGCAGACGCTCACGAAGAGTTCACTGCGAGAGTCCGAGAGAAAATGAACGTTCACCAGAAAAAGGACTGCTGGATATGCAGGGACTTTGACTTCTCAGACATCCCAGTTCTTCAGTGA